One window from the genome of Chroococcidiopsis sp. TS-821 encodes:
- a CDS encoding amino acid adenylation domain-containing protein — protein sequence MSNYLASNQSIHELVELQVAKTPDAIAVTFQEQHLTYRELNEKANQLAHYLKSLGVKPEVLVGICVERSLEMIVALLGILKAGGAYVPLDPTYPKERLAFTIEDTQIPILLTQQKLAPLLPSHPGYLFIDSDWKTIAQQPINNPFSEVAPHNLAYVIYTSGSTGKPKGVAIEHRNTVTFIDWAKDFFSAEQLKGVLASTSLCFDLSVFEVFVTLSCGGTVILAQNALQLPELPAAQKVTLINTVPSAIAALLRINGIPSSVETINLAGEPLQNALVQQLYQLDRVRHIFNLYGPSEDTTYSTVALMQKGSTETPLIGRPISNTQIYLLDSHLKPVPEGIEGEIYIAGAGLARGYLNRPDLTDEKFIPNPFSTEPGSRLYKTGDLAIQLPDGNLKYLGRIDRQVKIRGFRIELGEIESVLTKHPGVCQVVVVAREVSADDKRLVAYVVPNGSDLPRQNLMMRELRDFLKMELPEFMIPSAFVFLEELPLTLNGKIDRRALPIPQWSCMEQGIYVAPRNSTEIQLSELWSQLLGVEQPSIHDNFCELGGHSLLAIQLVHRVNEIFQIELPLEHFLETPTIAGMAHHIEIICSTDTDKLTKQVESEVELDSAIYPENILTGSIPQILLTGATGTLGAYLLYELLQRTRADIHCLVRASSVAEAQAKLQNVLKRYGLWSSSLAARIIPVLGDLSQPYLGIKFEQFTRLAEKIDLIYHCGAWVNIAYPYSALKATNVLGTQEIIRLASQTKTKPVHFVSTIDVFSVTNSDTLRTIKEEDAPGPKTALCSGYAQSKYIAEQLLIEAASRGLPVSIYRPSNIIGDSKTGISLSDGFITLMLKGCLQMGIAPNLNAMLNLVPVDYVSQAIVVLSQQQQLCTQAFQIVNPQPIEWKQLINWLNQKGHSVRLESYSFWYSQLLKLAAQNSENTLTPLASLFTNQCLVQQLLGAFFFDSESTLKVLAAHSITCPPINDDLLHTNFSWINHHNSLNSQLSHHQSKELIPA from the coding sequence ATGTCAAACTATTTAGCTTCTAACCAATCGATTCACGAACTCGTTGAGCTTCAAGTTGCAAAAACACCGGATGCGATCGCTGTTACGTTTCAAGAGCAACACTTAACCTACCGCGAACTCAACGAAAAAGCAAATCAACTAGCGCACTATCTCAAATCATTAGGAGTCAAACCCGAAGTTTTAGTAGGAATTTGTGTCGAGCGATCGCTAGAGATGATCGTCGCCCTCCTCGGTATTCTCAAAGCAGGCGGTGCTTACGTTCCCCTCGATCCTACTTACCCTAAAGAGCGCCTAGCATTCACGATCGAGGACACTCAAATTCCCATCTTACTCACACAACAAAAACTAGCACCTTTACTGCCTTCACACCCTGGATATCTATTCATAGATAGTGATTGGAAAACGATTGCTCAGCAACCTATAAATAACCCTTTTAGTGAAGTTGCACCGCACAATCTTGCCTATGTCATCTATACATCAGGTTCAACTGGTAAACCCAAAGGAGTAGCCATTGAACATCGCAATACAGTCACTTTCATCGATTGGGCAAAAGATTTCTTTAGCGCTGAGCAATTAAAAGGGGTACTAGCTTCTACTTCACTTTGCTTTGACTTATCAGTTTTTGAAGTGTTTGTCACTTTAAGCTGTGGAGGCACAGTTATTTTGGCGCAAAATGCCTTACAGTTACCAGAACTACCAGCAGCACAAAAAGTTACCTTAATTAACACAGTACCTTCAGCGATCGCTGCTTTACTTCGTATTAATGGCATTCCTAGTTCTGTAGAGACAATTAACCTTGCTGGAGAACCGCTACAAAACGCCTTAGTACAACAACTGTATCAACTAGATCGCGTTCGTCACATATTCAATCTTTACGGTCCTTCTGAAGATACTACCTACTCTACCGTTGCCTTAATGCAAAAAGGCTCAACAGAAACTCCTCTCATTGGTCGTCCTATCTCTAATACTCAAATTTATCTGCTAGATTCTCACCTCAAACCTGTGCCAGAGGGAATTGAAGGTGAAATTTATATTGCTGGAGCCGGTTTAGCTAGAGGTTATCTCAATCGTCCGGATCTTACCGACGAGAAATTCATTCCTAATCCTTTCAGCACCGAGCCAGGTTCGCGACTCTACAAAACTGGAGATCTGGCAATACAGTTACCCGATGGTAATCTCAAATACTTAGGACGTATCGATCGCCAAGTTAAAATTCGTGGCTTTCGGATTGAATTAGGAGAAATTGAGTCAGTATTAACAAAACACCCTGGAGTATGTCAAGTCGTAGTAGTTGCTCGTGAGGTCTCCGCAGATGACAAGCGCTTAGTAGCTTATGTAGTTCCTAATGGTTCAGACTTGCCACGACAAAATCTGATGATGCGCGAATTGCGTGATTTTCTGAAGATGGAATTGCCTGAGTTTATGATTCCTTCAGCATTTGTCTTTCTAGAGGAACTACCCCTGACTCTCAACGGCAAAATTGATCGTCGTGCATTGCCAATTCCTCAATGGAGTTGCATGGAACAGGGTATTTATGTCGCCCCTCGCAATTCCACAGAAATTCAGTTATCCGAACTTTGGAGCCAATTACTTGGCGTAGAACAGCCCAGTATCCACGATAATTTCTGCGAGTTAGGCGGGCACTCACTGTTGGCAATTCAACTTGTGCATCGCGTCAATGAGATTTTTCAGATTGAGCTACCCCTTGAGCATTTTCTAGAAACGCCAACGATCGCAGGAATGGCTCACCATATTGAGATAATCTGTAGCACAGATACCGATAAGCTAACTAAACAAGTGGAAAGCGAAGTAGAGTTAGACTCTGCTATTTATCCTGAAAATATCTTAACTGGTTCTATTCCTCAAATTCTGCTGACTGGTGCTACTGGTACTTTAGGTGCATATCTACTTTATGAGTTGTTACAACGAACTCGTGCAGATATACACTGTCTTGTTCGTGCCAGCAGTGTTGCCGAAGCTCAAGCAAAACTTCAAAACGTCTTAAAACGTTACGGACTTTGGAGTAGTAGCCTGGCAGCAAGAATCATACCTGTTCTAGGTGACTTAAGTCAGCCTTATTTAGGCATAAAATTTGAGCAATTCACTCGACTAGCAGAAAAAATTGACTTAATTTACCACTGTGGTGCATGGGTTAACATAGCCTATCCCTATTCAGCCCTGAAAGCTACCAATGTTCTGGGTACTCAAGAAATTATCCGTTTAGCAAGCCAGACAAAAACAAAACCAGTACATTTTGTTTCGACAATCGACGTTTTCTCGGTCACTAACAGCGATACGCTCAGAACAATCAAAGAAGAGGATGCTCCAGGTCCAAAAACTGCACTTTGTAGTGGCTATGCCCAAAGTAAGTACATAGCTGAGCAATTACTCATCGAGGCTGCTTCTAGGGGTTTGCCAGTTTCTATTTATCGACCCAGTAACATCATAGGAGACAGTAAAACAGGAATTTCCCTGAGCGATGGATTCATTACTTTGATGCTCAAGGGTTGCCTGCAAATGGGAATCGCTCCCAACCTAAATGCAATGTTGAACCTTGTACCAGTAGATTATGTCAGTCAAGCGATCGTTGTTTTGTCACAACAGCAACAACTCTGCACTCAAGCTTTTCAAATAGTCAATCCACAACCAATCGAGTGGAAACAACTGATTAACTGGTTGAATCAGAAAGGTCACTCAGTTCGCTTAGAATCATATAGCTTCTGGTATTCTCAACTGCTGAAACTGGCTGCCCAAAATTCAGAAAATACTCTAACTCCTCTAGCAAGTCTTTTTACTAACCAGTGCTTAGTTCAACAACTCTTAGGAGCCTTTTTCTTCGATTCTGAAAGCACCTTGAAAGTGTTAGCTGCACACTCTATCACCTGTCCTCCAATTAATGATGACTTGCTGCATACCAACTTCTCATGGATTAACCACCATAATTCCCTCAACTCTCAACTTTCACATCATCAGTCAAAAGAGCTAATTCCTGCTTAG
- a CDS encoding response regulator — protein MNVNWINKIKTRLPALQRKSSEQHQYTGSLTQKTLIKTALSIGAVIIASTGVGYFQLISRITAQTLTQVEKYALSRAEREKAIFTLAEDNHVILKQVLLEAIQEKGKQDPQAQFEQLFVRMPDGTIRNRLENFDPQKTPGVFLGSNVKIDPDMRRRVMTYFDLLSAYGPAWRNRFVNTYMQIPENGIAIYMPSYAWTQNAPSDKSFRVTDDESFYITDKVHNPERKTTWTGIYYDQVAKHWMASCVTPIDLNGRHIATIGHDILIDELRERAIRDALKGTYNIIFREDGRLIAHPDFMQEIQDGEGRFNISHSGNANLRRIFALVKQRQTNQVIIDNNKDRQYLAVTNIKGPNWYLVTVYPKSLLQQQAFSSARLILFLGLISLAIEIIIIFLILRRQISEPLINMMKATESITAGELNVELDVSRQDELGHLAFLFNKMAQQLRESFCKLAKTNEELELRVEERTAELKEAKETADAANRAKSEFLANMSHELRTPLNAIIGYSEMLQEEAQDLEQEEFIPDLRKIHNAGKHLLSLINDILDLSKIEAGRMELYQETFEVNTLVNEVINTIAPLAEKNHNTLIVNCPEQAGTMYADLTKVRQSLFNLLSNACKFTEKGKIVLTVNRYTKDDQGWIRFQVKDTGIGLTLEQQQKIFQAFTQADASTTRKYGGTGLGLAITKRFCQLMEGDISVSSTPGEGSTFVIELPTKTCELSHNVETEKIAIAESSSCQLTTILVIDDDQTVKDLIQRYLNKEGFQTIAASNGAVGLSLAKEIRPDAIILDVMMPGMDGWTVLASLKADPEVANIPVIMTTIVDDKNLGYALGASDYLLKPIDRDRLMAMLQKYHAAQSFNAVMMVEDNKVTSQMIGRQLEKEGWQVLQAENGRKALELLQVNNPGLIITDLMMPEMDGFEFIHILRQTPQWASIPVIVITAKELTEEEENHLRQHVYKVFEKGSYDRQALLKEVHYLLSQAVNLQKTLTLKA, from the coding sequence ATGAACGTAAATTGGATAAATAAGATAAAAACCCGCTTGCCTGCACTTCAGAGAAAGTCTTCTGAACAGCATCAATATACAGGATCGCTGACACAAAAAACGCTCATCAAAACAGCACTCAGTATTGGAGCTGTCATTATTGCATCAACTGGAGTAGGATACTTCCAATTAATTTCGCGCATCACAGCACAAACTCTTACACAAGTAGAAAAGTATGCTCTTTCACGAGCAGAACGGGAAAAAGCTATTTTTACCTTGGCAGAAGACAATCACGTCATACTTAAACAAGTTCTTTTAGAAGCCATTCAGGAGAAAGGTAAGCAAGATCCTCAAGCTCAGTTTGAACAGCTGTTTGTCAGAATGCCTGATGGTACTATTCGTAATCGTCTTGAAAACTTTGATCCGCAAAAAACTCCTGGAGTATTTTTGGGTAGTAACGTCAAGATCGATCCTGATATGCGCCGTCGGGTTATGACTTACTTTGACTTACTGAGTGCTTACGGTCCAGCATGGCGGAATCGTTTTGTCAATACTTATATGCAAATTCCAGAAAACGGAATTGCGATTTATATGCCCAGTTATGCTTGGACACAAAATGCTCCTTCAGATAAATCCTTTCGAGTCACTGATGATGAGTCATTTTATATTACTGATAAAGTGCATAACCCAGAGCGTAAAACTACTTGGACTGGTATATACTATGACCAAGTTGCAAAACATTGGATGGCTTCGTGCGTTACCCCAATAGACTTAAATGGCAGGCATATTGCCACAATTGGACACGATATTTTAATTGATGAATTACGCGAACGTGCGATTCGAGATGCTTTGAAAGGAACGTACAACATCATCTTTCGTGAAGATGGACGTTTAATCGCACATCCTGATTTCATGCAAGAAATTCAAGATGGTGAGGGAAGATTTAATATTTCTCACTCAGGAAATGCTAACTTACGTCGTATTTTTGCACTAGTAAAACAAAGACAAACCAATCAAGTTATTATTGACAACAATAAAGATCGTCAATATTTAGCCGTCACTAATATTAAAGGACCCAATTGGTATTTAGTTACTGTTTATCCCAAAAGCCTCCTTCAACAACAAGCTTTTTCTAGTGCTCGGCTCATTCTTTTTTTAGGACTCATCTCGTTAGCAATTGAAATTATTATTATTTTCCTAATTTTACGCCGACAAATTTCTGAGCCGCTCATTAACATGATGAAGGCAACGGAAAGCATCACGGCTGGTGAATTGAACGTTGAGCTAGACGTATCTCGGCAAGATGAATTAGGTCATTTAGCTTTCTTATTTAACAAGATGGCACAGCAGTTACGAGAATCTTTCTGTAAGTTAGCGAAAACGAACGAAGAACTAGAACTGCGAGTTGAAGAACGAACTGCGGAACTTAAAGAAGCTAAAGAGACTGCTGATGCAGCTAATCGTGCTAAGAGTGAGTTTTTAGCGAATATGAGCCACGAATTGCGCACTCCTTTAAACGCAATTATTGGCTATAGTGAAATGCTGCAAGAAGAAGCACAAGATCTCGAACAAGAAGAATTCATTCCTGACTTGCGTAAAATTCATAATGCGGGTAAACACTTATTATCGTTAATTAACGACATCCTTGACTTGTCTAAAATTGAAGCAGGTCGGATGGAACTTTATCAAGAAACTTTTGAAGTTAATACGCTTGTCAATGAAGTCATCAATACGATCGCACCTTTAGCTGAGAAAAATCACAACACCTTGATTGTCAATTGTCCTGAACAGGCGGGTACAATGTACGCCGATCTGACAAAGGTGCGTCAAAGTTTATTTAATTTGCTTAGTAACGCTTGTAAATTTACAGAAAAAGGCAAAATCGTTCTCACAGTCAATCGCTATACAAAAGATGACCAAGGTTGGATTCGCTTTCAAGTCAAAGACACAGGAATTGGGTTAACTCTAGAACAACAACAAAAAATCTTTCAAGCTTTTACCCAGGCGGATGCGTCAACAACGCGCAAATATGGGGGAACAGGGTTAGGACTCGCAATTACAAAACGATTTTGTCAGCTGATGGAAGGCGACATCAGTGTCAGTAGTACGCCAGGTGAAGGTTCTACCTTTGTCATCGAGTTACCAACTAAAACTTGCGAACTTTCCCATAATGTTGAAACCGAAAAGATTGCGATCGCCGAGTCTTCTTCGTGTCAGTTAACGACGATTCTGGTTATCGATGACGATCAAACTGTCAAAGACTTAATCCAACGCTATCTCAATAAGGAAGGCTTCCAAACAATCGCTGCGAGTAATGGCGCTGTAGGCTTGTCGCTAGCTAAGGAAATACGACCTGATGCGATTATTCTTGACGTAATGATGCCTGGTATGGATGGTTGGACAGTGCTAGCTTCGCTTAAAGCCGATCCTGAAGTTGCCAATATTCCAGTCATTATGACAACCATCGTCGATGACAAAAACTTAGGCTACGCTTTAGGTGCTTCTGATTATCTGCTCAAACCTATCGATCGCGATCGCTTAATGGCAATGTTGCAGAAATACCATGCAGCACAATCTTTTAATGCAGTAATGATGGTAGAAGATAACAAAGTCACCAGTCAAATGATTGGTCGTCAACTCGAAAAAGAAGGCTGGCAAGTTCTGCAAGCTGAAAATGGGCGCAAAGCATTAGAACTGCTTCAAGTCAACAATCCTGGACTGATTATCACTGACCTCATGATGCCAGAAATGGATGGTTTTGAGTTTATTCACATCCTTCGCCAAACTCCACAATGGGCATCAATTCCAGTTATTGTGATTACTGCTAAAGAATTAACAGAAGAAGAAGAAAACCATTTGCGCCAGCACGTTTATAAAGTTTTTGAAAAAGGTTCTTACGATCGCCAAGCCTTACTCAAAGAAGTTCATTATTTGTTGTCACAAGCAGTTAACCTGCAAAAAACTTTGACATTAAAAGCTTAA
- a CDS encoding response regulator — translation MTKILLVEDNEMNRDMLSRRLTRKGYDVVFAVDGAQGLSMTSSENPDIILMDMSLPVIDGWEATRQLKTNPRTRNIPVIALTAHAMSGDREKALTAGCDEYDTKPIELPRLLAKIEALLGRTN, via the coding sequence ATGACCAAAATTTTATTAGTTGAAGACAATGAAATGAATCGAGATATGCTCTCGCGACGTCTGACTCGTAAAGGTTATGATGTCGTTTTTGCTGTTGACGGCGCGCAGGGTTTATCTATGACTTCCTCAGAAAATCCTGACATTATTTTAATGGATATGAGTTTACCTGTAATTGACGGTTGGGAAGCAACTCGACAACTGAAAACGAATCCCCGCACTCGAAATATTCCAGTTATTGCTTTAACAGCACACGCCATGTCAGGCGATCGCGAAAAAGCACTTACAGCTGGATGCGATGAGTACGACACCAAACCCATCGAGTTACCGCGCTTACTCGCAAAAATTGAGGCTCTTTTAGGAAGAACGAACTAA
- a CDS encoding SpoIIE family protein phosphatase, with protein MENNHSTQLALMSYLRHELRTPINAIIGYSEMLLEEIATDPQTATTSHLEQIQNCGNQLLALINKHLDPASVDNYSSLHLATISEAIPLALEPLLKMVISCCDQLSEQAAEELIADINKIRTATQSLFEIINNITHFAERYLQLNNIKFENKVSEENHIERNSYKKSTNRSGNILVVDDNESNRDLLSRLITAQGYTVTTAANGLQAIQLIKTGNYDLILLDILMPEVNGYEVLQWLREQFQHIPAIAISALDEIDSVVKCIEMGAEDYLTKPFNSVLLRARIEACLEKKRLRDREAQYLAELGRANQEITILNERLKAENFRLSAELEVTRKLQQMILPKDHELSQIEGLDIAGYMEPADEVGGDYYDVLHADGRVKIGIGDVTGHGLESGVLMIMVQTAVRTLMENNETDPKKFLEVLNRTIYNNIQRMSSNKNLTLSLADYHNGKLNLSGQHEKIIVIRSNGALECIDTIDLGFPIGLEESIVDFVAQTQIQLQTGDVVVLYTDGITEAENSLGVQYGIDRLCEVVQQNWQKSVREIRQIVIDDLCQHIGQHKVYDDITLVILKQK; from the coding sequence ATGGAAAATAATCACAGTACGCAACTTGCTTTGATGTCATATCTAAGGCATGAATTGCGTACGCCAATTAATGCCATCATTGGCTACAGTGAAATGCTACTTGAGGAAATAGCAACTGATCCTCAAACAGCAACAACTTCTCATTTAGAGCAAATTCAAAACTGTGGTAATCAATTGCTAGCACTGATTAATAAACATCTCGATCCAGCTAGTGTAGATAATTATTCTTCTCTTCATTTAGCTACTATTAGTGAAGCTATACCTTTAGCATTAGAACCTCTTTTAAAGATGGTTATTTCTTGTTGCGATCAGCTTTCAGAACAGGCAGCAGAAGAATTAATCGCTGATATCAATAAAATTCGTACTGCTACGCAATCATTATTCGAAATAATTAACAATATTACTCATTTTGCTGAACGTTATCTCCAGTTGAACAATATTAAATTCGAAAATAAAGTCTCGGAAGAAAATCATATAGAAAGAAATAGCTATAAAAAATCCACAAATCGCTCAGGCAATATCTTAGTTGTAGACGACAACGAAAGCAATCGAGACTTACTTTCTAGACTCATCACTGCTCAAGGTTACACTGTGACAACGGCTGCTAATGGTTTGCAGGCTATTCAACTGATTAAGACAGGTAACTACGACTTAATTCTTCTGGATATACTCATGCCAGAAGTTAATGGCTATGAAGTTTTACAATGGCTGCGCGAGCAATTTCAACATATTCCGGCGATCGCTATTTCTGCTCTAGATGAAATTGATAGTGTTGTTAAATGTATCGAAATGGGAGCAGAAGATTATTTAACAAAACCTTTCAACTCAGTTTTACTACGTGCCAGAATCGAAGCTTGTTTAGAGAAAAAACGTCTCCGCGATCGCGAAGCTCAATATTTAGCAGAACTTGGTCGTGCAAATCAGGAAATTACAATTCTCAATGAACGTCTAAAAGCTGAAAACTTTCGCTTGAGTGCAGAACTTGAAGTGACGCGGAAACTACAGCAAATGATCCTACCTAAAGACCATGAATTAAGTCAAATTGAAGGATTAGATATTGCTGGATATATGGAACCAGCCGATGAAGTTGGCGGCGACTACTACGATGTTCTACACGCTGATGGGCGAGTCAAAATTGGGATTGGCGATGTCACTGGACACGGATTAGAAAGCGGAGTTTTAATGATTATGGTACAAACTGCCGTGCGAACACTTATGGAGAATAATGAAACCGATCCAAAAAAATTTTTAGAAGTTCTCAATCGCACAATCTATAACAATATTCAACGCATGAGTTCTAATAAAAATCTAACACTTTCTTTAGCTGATTATCATAATGGTAAATTAAATTTAAGTGGTCAGCATGAAAAAATTATTGTTATCCGCTCTAACGGCGCATTAGAATGCATTGATACAATAGATTTAGGTTTTCCTATAGGACTTGAAGAAAGTATTGTAGACTTTGTTGCCCAAACGCAAATTCAATTACAAACTGGTGATGTTGTAGTGTTATACACCGATGGTATTACTGAAGCTGAAAACAGTTTAGGAGTTCAATACGGTATTGACAGGCTTTGTGAAGTCGTTCAACAAAATTGGCAAAAATCAGTTAGAGAAATTAGACAAATTGTTATTGATGACCTCTGCCAGCACATTGGTCAACATAAAGTATACGACGATATTACTTTAGTAATACTCAAGCAAAAATAA
- a CDS encoding DUF6272 family protein encodes MSQIFGDFITCLPLNQEHLIVGFSPSSTSLKQRWRNNGLSADFLADYLTTFFPGNEDDPIVARKQIEIKSAVSYIANELLENAMKFNHESSAPISIQLHLHSDKIIFVISNSISLQQVDDFQSYIKTLLTSDVEELYISQLEKNTEEENPTTSGLGLLTILNDYKAKLGWKFEKNRGDSDQIIVTTMVQLIV; translated from the coding sequence ATGTCCCAAATATTTGGAGATTTTATTACCTGCCTACCGCTTAATCAAGAACACTTGATTGTTGGCTTCTCGCCTAGCTCTACTTCTCTCAAGCAAAGATGGCGTAACAACGGTCTTTCTGCAGATTTTTTAGCTGATTACCTAACGACTTTTTTTCCTGGTAATGAAGACGATCCTATCGTTGCTCGCAAGCAGATAGAAATCAAAAGTGCTGTTAGTTACATCGCTAACGAATTACTCGAAAACGCGATGAAATTCAATCATGAAAGTTCTGCTCCTATCAGCATTCAACTTCATCTACACAGCGATAAAATTATTTTTGTCATCTCTAATAGTATTAGCCTTCAACAAGTCGATGATTTTCAATCATATATCAAAACATTATTAACATCAGACGTAGAGGAGTTATACATCAGCCAGTTGGAAAAAAATACAGAAGAAGAAAATCCTACTACCTCTGGTTTAGGTTTACTAACAATACTCAACGACTACAAAGCTAAGTTAGGCTGGAAGTTTGAAAAAAATCGAGGCGACTCAGATCAAATAATTGTTACTACAATGGTACAGTTGATAGTATAA
- a CDS encoding STAS domain-containing protein, whose amino-acid sequence MKIEGKNYSVRYDESTATVLFQGSLRLSGTEEYAPIEQLLNHLIERELPSIALDLRKLEFLNSSGISMLSKFAINVRKKKNIQMRVIGSQEIPWQSKSLKNLQRLMPSLKLDIV is encoded by the coding sequence ATGAAAATAGAAGGAAAAAATTACAGTGTTCGCTACGATGAATCTACTGCAACTGTACTATTTCAGGGTTCACTCCGCCTCAGTGGCACAGAAGAATATGCTCCTATTGAACAGCTACTGAATCATTTAATAGAGCGAGAACTGCCAAGCATAGCCTTAGACTTGCGGAAATTAGAGTTTCTTAATAGTTCAGGTATTAGTATGTTATCAAAATTCGCGATTAATGTACGCAAGAAAAAAAATATCCAGATGCGCGTGATTGGTTCTCAGGAAATCCCTTGGCAGAGTAAGTCATTAAAAAATTTACAACGACTCATGCCTTCACTAAAGCTAGACATTGTTTAA
- a CDS encoding M23 family metallopeptidase yields the protein MKLKSGFLNKVLLLGSIVVLLVALATPGQAAQVQILPANPHLGDTLSVLIQQDSNANGQPSVTLNQKTYPAFEIAPHRFRAMIPTTPLEQPGVRRIQVNMGEQVRNLAVQVRNRSFPIQRINLPPGKAGISATQYELDRVAEFKKLVTPQKYWNGPFARPNKGRISAIYGVRRYYNGKFAKDYYHRGVDYAGGVGSPVVAPASGRVALVGTVSQGFRIHGNIIGIDHGQGVTSAFLHLSRIDVKEGDMVKPGQVIGAVGATGAVTGPHLHWGLYVHGESVDPVPWREQGFN from the coding sequence ATGAAATTGAAATCAGGTTTTCTCAACAAAGTGTTGTTATTAGGCAGCATTGTCGTATTGCTTGTTGCCTTGGCAACTCCAGGACAGGCTGCGCAAGTACAGATATTACCAGCCAACCCTCACTTAGGAGATACGCTGTCAGTTTTGATTCAGCAAGACAGCAACGCAAATGGTCAGCCGTCCGTAACGCTCAATCAGAAAACATACCCAGCTTTTGAAATAGCCCCGCATCGTTTTCGGGCCATGATTCCCACGACACCTTTGGAGCAACCAGGAGTACGTCGAATTCAAGTCAACATGGGCGAGCAAGTGCGCAACTTAGCAGTACAAGTACGGAATCGCTCATTTCCCATTCAACGCATTAATCTTCCTCCAGGAAAAGCAGGAATCTCGGCAACGCAATACGAACTTGACCGCGTCGCGGAATTTAAAAAACTGGTAACACCACAAAAATATTGGAATGGTCCTTTTGCCCGACCCAACAAAGGTCGAATCAGTGCGATTTATGGCGTTCGTCGTTACTACAATGGCAAATTTGCTAAAGACTACTACCATCGCGGTGTTGATTATGCAGGTGGTGTGGGTTCGCCAGTGGTCGCTCCAGCATCGGGACGCGTTGCTTTGGTGGGCACAGTATCTCAAGGCTTTCGCATTCACGGTAATATTATCGGCATCGACCACGGTCAAGGGGTGACAAGCGCCTTTTTACACCTCAGCCGTATTGATGTTAAAGAAGGAGACATGGTGAAACCAGGTCAAGTTATTGGGGCAGTGGGAGCCACAGGTGCCGTGACCGGACCTCACTTACATTGGGGATTGTACGTTCATGGCGAATCGGTCGACCCCGTACCTTGGCGCGAACAAGGATTTAATTAA
- a CDS encoding late competence development ComFB family protein has product MSIQKIVEQALQDGYLTPAMETEVGRICDTAVELSIEDYMALDKLMGALLTGEVVAVPRKQFINVMEELVLTEAIARVAEIQVTSVHTIDVGDIAAYALNRLPPLYATTEEGAKYQSQRASEELQDLIREQVSAAIARSLDQPNFFPERQAISKSTGNEVLKQVSSLLQAYAPDFEEQTATDREAS; this is encoded by the coding sequence ATGAGTATCCAAAAAATAGTAGAACAAGCTTTGCAAGATGGTTATTTAACACCAGCAATGGAAACCGAGGTCGGTCGAATTTGCGACACAGCAGTGGAGCTTTCCATTGAAGATTACATGGCACTCGACAAACTCATGGGAGCGCTATTAACGGGGGAAGTTGTCGCAGTACCGCGCAAGCAATTCATCAATGTGATGGAAGAATTAGTGCTAACCGAAGCGATCGCGCGGGTAGCCGAAATTCAAGTGACAAGCGTACATACGATTGACGTAGGCGATATTGCCGCTTATGCATTAAATCGTCTTCCCCCGCTTTATGCCACAACCGAAGAAGGTGCTAAATACCAAAGCCAAAGAGCAAGTGAAGAACTGCAAGATTTAATTCGCGAACAAGTCAGCGCGGCGATCGCGCGCAGTCTTGACCAACCGAATTTCTTCCCTGAGCGGCAAGCTATCAGCAAGAGTACTGGAAACGAAGTTCTTAAACAAGTCAGTAGCCTTCTACAAGCTTACGCACCAGATTTTGAAGAACAAACTGCTACAGACCGCGAGGCATCTTAA